A genomic window from Pelorhabdus rhamnosifermentans includes:
- a CDS encoding LysM peptidoglycan-binding domain-containing protein: MKIVKHTITVIMKIAVLLVIVVTQCGYTYVTETYTVTGSDTLQSIAERFITKNTGTVREIREFKEGIRELNFDVIGNGDVRAGETLKITYWEAD, from the coding sequence ATGAAAATTGTTAAACACACGATCACAGTGATTATGAAAATAGCGGTACTGCTGGTCATTGTTGTTACGCAATGCGGTTACACCTATGTAACTGAAACGTACACCGTCACTGGCTCAGACACGCTACAGTCGATTGCAGAACGTTTTATCACGAAAAATACCGGAACGGTCCGGGAAATTCGGGAATTTAAAGAAGGGATCCGCGAGCTGAATTTTGATGTGATCGGAAATGGTGACGTTCGAGCGGGTGAAACATTGAAAATCACTTACTGGGAGGCTGATTGA
- a CDS encoding DEAD/DEAH box helicase — protein MLQLRDYQEKGVNDIRAAFQQGFRRVCYTAPCGAGKTILVVYMASATALNGGRTIFLVHRVELLDQAAETFKRSGIHFGIIAPNRQISSDKIQLASVQTLARRLHKIPEPNLIITDEHHHSVASTWRKIFDYWPQAYGVGLTATPCRLNGQGLGEVSDILIPGPTAKELIEQGYLAPYKYFAPPQIINMEGIRVKMGDYDQKQLAETIDKPTIIGDALEHYERLAKGKSAIVYCVNIEHSQHTAEAFRSAGYTAEHLDGKTHPIERKRITDDFRTGKLQIITNCDIVSEGYDCPGAEAVILLRPTQSLTLYVQQSMRCLRPDKNNPEKVGIIIDAVGNVARHGLPDEDRSWSLEGKKKKPTEKREFPMKICPKCFYAHRPAPVCPGCGHVYKVEQKAEIEQRDGELAEVIELEKKRKKEEVRKARNVVTLEQIAMQRGYNPNWVVKQCELKRIPFGGANT, from the coding sequence ATGCTACAACTTCGTGATTATCAGGAAAAAGGAGTTAATGATATTCGTGCCGCTTTTCAGCAAGGATTTCGCAGGGTGTGTTATACAGCTCCATGCGGTGCCGGGAAGACAATTCTAGTTGTTTATATGGCAAGTGCAACGGCATTAAATGGCGGTCGAACGATCTTTCTTGTACATCGCGTCGAACTTCTTGATCAGGCTGCAGAAACATTTAAAAGATCCGGCATACATTTTGGCATTATTGCCCCCAATCGTCAAATATCCAGTGATAAAATTCAGCTTGCCAGTGTTCAAACATTAGCAAGAAGGTTACACAAAATTCCAGAACCAAATTTAATCATAACTGACGAACATCATCACAGCGTCGCTAGCACTTGGCGTAAAATATTTGACTATTGGCCACAGGCTTATGGAGTTGGTTTAACAGCAACGCCCTGCCGGTTGAATGGCCAAGGGCTCGGAGAAGTGAGCGATATTCTCATTCCTGGTCCCACTGCTAAAGAGTTGATTGAACAGGGGTATTTAGCACCTTATAAATATTTCGCGCCACCTCAAATAATAAATATGGAAGGCATTCGCGTAAAAATGGGTGACTACGATCAAAAACAACTTGCTGAAACTATTGATAAACCAACCATTATTGGGGATGCCTTAGAACATTATGAGCGATTGGCCAAAGGGAAAAGTGCAATTGTCTATTGCGTCAATATTGAGCACAGCCAGCATACGGCAGAAGCGTTTAGGAGTGCTGGATATACGGCTGAACATTTAGATGGAAAAACTCACCCCATAGAACGCAAACGAATAACTGATGATTTCAGAACAGGTAAATTACAAATTATTACAAACTGCGATATTGTGAGCGAGGGGTATGATTGTCCGGGGGCTGAAGCTGTTATTTTGCTTCGCCCCACTCAAAGTTTGACTTTGTATGTGCAACAATCCATGCGTTGTTTAAGGCCTGACAAGAATAATCCGGAAAAGGTCGGTATTATCATTGATGCCGTCGGAAACGTAGCAAGGCACGGTTTGCCTGATGAAGATCGTTCATGGTCGCTCGAAGGTAAAAAGAAAAAGCCAACTGAAAAGCGCGAATTTCCAATGAAGATATGTCCAAAATGTTTTTATGCTCATAGGCCTGCACCTGTTTGTCCTGGATGTGGACATGTCTATAAGGTTGAACAGAAAGCTGAAATTGAACAGCGTGACGGTGAGCTGGCTGAAGTAATTGAGTTGGAGAAGAAACGCAAGAAAGAAGAAGTCCGGAAGGCTAGAAACGTGGTGACTTTGGAGCAGATTGCCATGCAACGAGGCTATAACCCGAATTGGGTGGTTAAGCAATGCGAACTGAAGCGAATACCGTTTGGAGGTGCCAATACATGA
- the ssb gene encoding single-stranded DNA-binding protein: MNSIVISGRFTDNPESKTAQDGKAIAHFNLADNYGQDKVSFFRCSAFGKMAELILNSCQKGHKLVVSGRMEEQQWTDNTGQKQRAWQCNINTIDFCEPKQQQSTPAASAPRANTGYGTPPATQGYGAPPAPNGYAAPPAPTGPQYAAAQPGFPPVPAATPQTQFDPQGNQWQVINGAWQMIKPTAPAAPTPGAMTFPPAGPNTPF, translated from the coding sequence ATGAATAGTATTGTAATTTCAGGACGGTTTACAGATAACCCAGAATCAAAAACAGCTCAAGACGGTAAAGCAATCGCACATTTTAATTTAGCCGACAATTATGGACAAGACAAGGTTAGCTTTTTCCGGTGCTCAGCATTCGGAAAAATGGCTGAACTGATTTTAAACTCTTGCCAGAAAGGCCATAAGTTGGTTGTTTCAGGGCGAATGGAAGAACAGCAATGGACTGATAACACTGGACAAAAGCAACGTGCTTGGCAGTGCAATATTAATACGATTGATTTTTGTGAGCCAAAACAGCAACAGTCGACACCAGCGGCAAGTGCTCCTCGTGCTAATACAGGATACGGAACGCCACCCGCAACGCAAGGATATGGCGCACCTCCAGCGCCAAACGGATATGCGGCACCACCTGCACCAACTGGCCCACAATATGCAGCAGCACAGCCTGGATTCCCACCCGTACCAGCGGCAACACCTCAAACTCAATTTGATCCTCAGGGAAACCAGTGGCAAGTTATTAATGGGGCTTGGCAAATGATTAAGCCCACTGCTCCCGCCGCGCCAACTCCTGGTGCAATGACATTTCCACCAGCTGGACCTAATACACCGTTTTAA
- a CDS encoding AAA family ATPase: protein MAMRKATRTKAKLRLGISGPAGGGKTFGSLLVAYGITSDWNKICVIDTENHSGELYANYNKNGTEIGEFNYIEIVSPYTPEKYIAAIHEAGAAGIECIIIDSLTHAWSGEGGLLDKKGQLEKKAGVNSWTAWRDITPMHNRLVDSILNSKTHMIATLRAKMETIQEKDDHGKTIIRKIGMNPIQRDGMEYEFTTFIDIDQNHQATTSKDRTSLFDGKVFCLGFDVGKQLLGWLETGIDRPVQPQQPVNGYPMQGQPAQPFTPAQPQQPVNGYPMQGQQAAQPVYGFPKHEQEIVYYMTAVWGNLQNFDIVGYIQRSPKFGGRAPAQLTVEECFALMNEFKSYAQQKSGGQ from the coding sequence ATGGCAATGCGTAAAGCAACACGAACAAAAGCAAAACTGCGTCTAGGCATATCGGGCCCTGCGGGTGGAGGGAAAACATTCGGGTCACTGCTGGTGGCTTATGGTATTACGTCCGATTGGAATAAAATCTGCGTTATTGACACTGAAAATCACAGCGGGGAGTTATATGCCAACTATAACAAAAACGGCACTGAAATTGGTGAATTTAACTATATCGAAATTGTTTCACCCTATACACCGGAAAAATATATAGCAGCGATTCATGAAGCGGGAGCTGCTGGAATCGAATGCATTATTATTGACAGCTTGACTCATGCATGGTCGGGTGAAGGTGGATTGCTGGACAAGAAAGGTCAGCTTGAAAAGAAAGCCGGAGTCAATAGTTGGACAGCATGGCGAGATATTACTCCTATGCATAATCGCCTGGTTGATTCTATTCTGAACAGCAAAACCCATATGATAGCCACGTTACGGGCAAAAATGGAAACGATTCAAGAAAAAGACGATCACGGAAAAACAATTATTCGCAAGATTGGTATGAATCCTATTCAACGGGATGGCATGGAATATGAGTTTACAACATTTATCGATATTGACCAGAATCATCAGGCAACGACTAGCAAAGACCGTACATCATTATTTGACGGAAAGGTGTTTTGTTTGGGATTTGATGTTGGTAAGCAGTTGCTTGGATGGCTTGAAACTGGCATTGATCGACCAGTACAGCCGCAACAACCAGTAAACGGGTATCCCATGCAAGGACAGCCTGCACAACCATTTACACCTGCTCAGCCTCAACAGCCAGTGAACGGTTATCCAATGCAGGGGCAGCAAGCGGCACAACCAGTATACGGTTTTCCTAAACATGAGCAAGAAATTGTTTATTACATGACAGCTGTATGGGGGAATTTACAAAACTTTGACATTGTTGGTTATATTCAACGAAGCCCTAAGTTTGGCGGTAGGGCACCAGCACAGCTTACTGTCGAGGAATGTTTTGCTTTAATGAATGAGTTTAAGAGTTATGCACAACAAAAATCAGGAGGTCAATAA